The stretch of DNA TAAAATAGTTGCCTTTATTGTAGCTTCCATAGGTGGAATGGGATATATTGGAATTGTGCTTTTGATGGCACTTGAAAGCTCTTTTTTCCCTTTTCCAAGTGAAGTAGTAGTCCCTCCGGCCGGCTATCTCGCCTCTCAAGGGGAAATGAATATTTTTTTAGTAATCTTAAGCGGAATTTTAGGCAGTATATTAGGTGCCTTTGTAAATTACTACATTGCTTACAAGTATGGAAGAAATCTACTTATAACCTATGGGAAATATTTTTTTATCAACGAAGAAAAATTTAAAAAAATTGAAAGTTTTTTTATAACTCATGGAGAAATATCGACTTTTGTAGGCAGGCTTATTCCCGGAGTAAGGCAATATATCTCATTTCCTGCCGGTCTTGCGAAAATGAACCTAACCAAATTTATATTTTACACGGCTCTTGGAGCAGGTATATGGGTCGTAATTCTCGCTTACGTTGGTTATTTCATCGGGAACAATATTGAACTTATTAGAGAAAAGCTTCACATTATAACAATAATAATTATCCCTTTTATAATTATAATAATTATGCTATATATCTATATAAACAAAAAAAAGAAAAAGGCTTGATATGAAAAAAATATATTTCATTCTAACTTTAACTCTCATAGCATTTAATCTGTTTGCAACTACATACACTGTTAAAAATGGTGATACATTAGTAAATATTTTAAGTAATAATTTTGATTATTCAGAAATAATTACGATTGACAAAAGGCTTAAAGAATTGTCTTCTGAATTTACACTTCAGTCAGGTCAGACATTTATGTTTGATAAAGATATCGTAAGACTAAAATATGCAATAGATAAAGAATTTGTCATCTATAAGAATAATAATAAGTTGGAAATAAAACTTGAACAATTCCCAATATTTAAGCTAAAAACAGTAGTAGAAAACAGTATTGACAGCTCCCTCTTTGAAGCTGTCAGGGCAACTGGTGAAGATGATATACTCGCCATCATGCTTGCTAATATTTACGAATGGGAAATAGATTTTTTCAAGGATATAAGACAAGGGGATAAATTCAAGATATTGGTAGAAAAAAATTTTTGCAGAGGAAAATTCATAGGCTATGGAAAAATTCTTGCAGCCGATTTTGTAAATCAAGGAAGACTAATAAGGGCTCTTTATTACGAAGATGAAAAAACAGCAGGATATTTCTCACCAGATGGAAAGTCATTAAGAAAA from Deferrivibrio essentukiensis encodes:
- a CDS encoding DedA family protein codes for the protein MDKIVAFIVASIGGMGYIGIVLLMALESSFFPFPSEVVVPPAGYLASQGEMNIFLVILSGILGSILGAFVNYYIAYKYGRNLLITYGKYFFINEEKFKKIESFFITHGEISTFVGRLIPGVRQYISFPAGLAKMNLTKFIFYTALGAGIWVVILAYVGYFIGNNIELIREKLHIITIIIIPFIIIIIMLYIYINKKKKKA
- a CDS encoding M23 family metallopeptidase is translated as MKKIYFILTLTLIAFNLFATTYTVKNGDTLVNILSNNFDYSEIITIDKRLKELSSEFTLQSGQTFMFDKDIVRLKYAIDKEFVIYKNNNKLEIKLEQFPIFKLKTVVENSIDSSLFEAVRATGEDDILAIMLANIYEWEIDFFKDIRQGDKFKILVEKNFCRGKFIGYGKILAADFVNQGRLIRALYYEDEKTAGYFSPDGKSLRKGFLKAPIKFGRISSGFTSRRLHPVLNEVRAHYGVDYAAPYGTPVHATADGKIIAREYKKGNGYYVKLKHNNGYETMYMHFSKFKQGQHIGSYVKQGEVIGYIGTSGYATGPHVDYRIIKNGTYLNPLAFKSPSKSLPKEKIEAFTKATASYASMLDRTYYRLAKFKMLK